Below is a window of Mycolicibacterium rhodesiae NBB3 DNA.
GCGGCAAGATCGACTTGCCACGCCTGACAAAGGTGTTCGATGGCTGACACGATCGACAACCTGGTGCGGATGCATGCCGCGCAGAACGCGGACAAGCCGATGGTGGTCGACACCGACAGCCGAACCACCTACGGGGAACTGGATGCGGTGACCCGTGATCTGGCGGCGGCCTTCGTCGCAGCGGGTGTCAGTAAGGGCACCCGGGTTGGGTTGATCATGCCCAACTGTGTGCAATGGGTGCAGATCGCGGTCGCGCTGACCCGCATCGGTGCGGTGCTGGTGCCGTTGAGCACACTGCTGCAGCCGCCCGAGCTCGTCGCCCAGTTACGGGTCGCTTCCGTGCAGTATCTCGTTGCGGTGCGCGAATTTCGCGGTCATCGCTACCTCGACGACGTCGCACCCGAGCGGTCGAATCTTCCGGCACTACGCGAGGTGTGGGACGCAGCCGCCCTTCCCGCGGTCAGGGACGGGACGGTCGACGCGATAGCCGCGACCGTCACTCCGAGCGACACACTCGCGATCATGTTCACGTCCGGTAGCAGCGGCCCTCCCAAGGGCGTGCTCCACTCGCACGGCAATGCCCTCGGTGCGGTGCGCTCGGGTTTGGCAGCGCGCTGCATCGACTCCGACACCAGGCTGTACCTACCGATGCCGTTCTTCTGGGTTGGCGGATTCGGTAGTGGGGTGCTGTCGGCACTGCTGGCCGGGGCCACGCTGGTCACCGAGCAGATCCCCCGGCCCGAGACGACGCTACGACTGCTCGAACGCGAACGTGTGACCCTGTTCCGCGGCTGGCCCGACCAGGCGGAGGCTCTCGCACGCCAAACCGCCTCTGTGGCAGCCGATCTGTCGTCGCTGCGCCCGGGCAGCCTCGAGGCACTGCTCCCCGCCGACCAGCGAGCCCGACCCGGTGCGCGGGCGAAGTTGTTCGGCATGACCGAGTCGTTCGGTCCCTACTGCGGGTATCCGGCCGACACCGATATGCCACGATCGGCATGGGGCAGCTGCGGAAAGCCGTTCGACGGCATCGAGGTTCGCATCGTCGATACCGACGACGGCACACCCGTCGCGCACGGTTCGATCGGCGAGATCCAGATCCGCGGCCCGCACGTCATGCGTGGAATCTGTCGTCGCACGCATGAAGACGTCTTCACGGTTGACGGGTTCTACCCCACCGGTGACCTCGGCCACCTCGACGACGACGGCTTCATGTTCTACCACGGTCGCTCCGACGACATGTTCAAGGTCAGCGGCGCGACGGTGTACCCCAGCGAGGTCGAGGAGGCGCTGCGCACCATCGACGGGGTCGACGGCGCCTTCGTCACGCAGGTGGACGGAGCCGTCGGCGCCGTCGTGATCTCGGGCCTGGGGGCCGGCGACCTTCACGCCGCGGCACGAGAGCGACTGAGCGCGTTCAAGGTTCCGACCGTGTGGCTGCCGGTGGAGTCCGACGACGCGATTCCCCGCAAGGCGACGGGGAAGGTCGATGTCCGCGCGCTGCAGCAGATGCTGCGCGAGGGTTAGGTGACCACGCCGCGCGCCGTGAGGTGCTCGATCAGCGGCTGCGCGCCCTCCGCAAGGTGCTCCGACATCGCCGTGCGAGCGAGATTTTCGTCGCCCTTCTCCAGCGCATCCAGCACTCGACGATGATGCTCGTTGGACTTCTCGGGCCAGCCCGCGATGATCGGGAAGACCGACTCCGGCGCGTAACGGGTGATCTGCGACATCAGCTGCGCGAGCTTCGGGGAATCCGAGGCGACGTTGATCGCACGATGAAACTCGTGGTTGAGCTTGACCGCCCGTTCGTCGTCGTCGGCGGCGTAGGCGTCCTCGAGGTCGGATTGAATCTGCTGTAGCTCACGCAACTGGTCGTCGCTGATGTTCACCGCTGCGCGCGCGGCGAGTTCACCACCGATGTAGGCCTGCACGTCGGACACGTCGGTCAGGTCGCGGCCGGTCACCGGCAGTACGACGAACCCGCGGTGCGGCTGCTGCGCAAGCAGTCCCTCGGCCTTCAGTTCGAACAGCGCCTCACGCACCGGCGTGACACTGATGCCGAGGTCCGCCGCGAGTTGGTCCAGCCGCACGTAAGTTCCTGCGGCATAGGTGCCGTCGAAGACGCGCTTACGCACGATGCGCGCGACATCTTCGGCCAGTTGGGTCCTGGCCAGCGCCTGGGGACTCTCGGGAGCAGACATGGGTCAGATCCGGTAGTCGGCGAGCAGTCGCTTGCTGATGATGTTCTTCTGGATCTCGCTCGTCCCCTCACCGATCAGCAGGAACGGGGCATCACGCATCAGCCGCTCGATCTCGTACTCTTTGGAATAGCCGTAGCCACCGTGGATCCGGAAGCTCTGCTGGGTGACCTCGGCGCAGAACTCGCTCGCAAGGTATTTCGCCATCCCCGCCGCGACGTCGTTGCGTTCGCCGGAGTCCTTCAGCCGGGCGGCGTTGACCATCATCAGATGCGCTGCTTCGACCTTGGTGGCCATCTCGGCCAGCTGGAAGGCGATGGCCTGGTGTTCTGCGATCGGTTTGCCGAACGTCTGCCGCTGCTGCGCGTAGCGCACGGCGAGCTCGAACGCGCGGATTCCCACCCCGCAGGCCCTGGCGGACACGTTGACCCGGCCCACCTCGATGCCGTCCATCATCTGGAAGAAACCCTCGCCGGGTGCTTCGCCGAGGATGTCGGTGGCCTGCGCGACATAGCCGTCGAATATCAGTTCCGTGGTGTCTATTCCCTTGTAGCCGAGCTTGTCGATCTTTCCCGGGATCGTGAGGCCGGGCACGACTTCGCCGAAGCCCGTTGGCTTTTCGACGAGGAATGCGGTGAGGTTTCGGTGCGGCTTGTCGGCACCTTCTTCGGTGCGTACCAGCGCGGCGACCAACGTCGAACTGCCGCCGTTGGTCAGCCACATCTTCTGGCCGTCGATGGTGTAGGTGCCGTCGTCGTTGCGTTTGCCCCTGGTGCGGATCGCCGCGACGTCGGAGCCGAGCTCGGGTTCGGACATCGAGAACGCGCCGCGCGTTTCACCGGTCGACATCCGCGGCAGGTAATGCTGCTTCTGCGCGTCGGTACCGTGCTGGCGGATCATGTACGCCACGATGAAGTGCGTGTTGATCACCCCGGACACACTCATCCAGCCGCGGGCCAGTTCCTCGACGCACAGCGCATAGGTGAGCAGGGACTCCCCCAGTCCGCCGTACTCCTCGGGAATCATCAGCCCGAACAGACCCATATCGCGCATCTGGTCGACGATCGCCTGCGGATAGGTGTCCGCATGCTCGAGTTCCTGGGCGACGGGGATGATCTCCTTGTCGACGAATTGCCGGACGTTCGCAATGATCTCGGTCTGAAACTCGGTCAGGCCCAGCGTCTGCGCCAGCCTCGTCACGACGCAACCCGCTCGAACACCGCGGCCAGGCCCTGCCCGCCGCCGATGCACATCGTCTCCAGCCCGTAGCGTGCGCCGCGGCGGTTCAGCTCACGAGCAAGTGTGGCCAGCATCCGCCCTCCGGTGGCACCGACGGGATGCCCCAGGGAGATACCGGAGCCGTGCACGTTCGTCCGGTCATGATCTGCGGCGGTGAACTCCCACGCGCGCATGACTGCGAGAGCCTGCGCGGCGAACGCCTCGTTGAGTTCGATCAGGTCGATGTCGCGAAGCGACAGTCCCGCCTTCGCGAGTGCCAGTTCGGTCGCGGGCACCGGTCCGATGCCCATGACGTTTGGCGCCACCCCCGCCGACCCCCAGGACACCGGCTTCACGAGCGGTGTCAGGCCGAGTTGGTCGGCTTTTTCGGGTGTGGTGACAATGCACATCGATGCGGCGTCATTCTGTCCGCTGGCGTTGCCTGCAGTGACCGTCGCGTCGGGATCACTCTTCAGCAGCACGGGTTTCAGCTTGCCGAGCGACTCCGGGGTGGTGTCCGCACGCGGGTGTTCGTCGGTGTCGATCAATTCCTCACCCTGACGGGTGCGGACGGTGACGGGAATGATCTCCTCGGCGAGAATGCCGTCCTTCTGCGCGGCAACGGCCCGTTGATGCGAGGTCACCGCCAGCTCGTCCTGCTCCCGCCTGCCGATCGAGTATTCCCTGCGCAGGTTCTCAGCCGTCTCGAGCATTCCTCCGGGTACCGGGTAGTGACGCCCACCGGCTGTCGTGCGTCCACGTGCCAGCGCGTCGTGCACCTGCACGCCGGACCGGGCTCCGCCCCAACGCATGTCGGTCGAGTAGAAGGTGACGTTGCTCATGCTCTCGGCACCGCCGGCGACGACGAGATCGTTGTCGCCGTTCGCGACCTGCAGGCACGCCTGGATCACGGCCTGCAGACCCGAGCCGCATCGGCGGTCGACCTGCATACCCGGCACGGTCACGGGTAGACCGGCGTCGAGCGCCACGACCCGGCCGATGGCCGGTGCCTCACTGCTCGGATAGCAGTGCCCGAGGATCACGTCTTGCACGGCAGCGGGCTCGATCCCGGTGCGTTCGAGCAGCCCCTTGAGTGCTGCGACTCCGAGATCGACTGCGGTCAGCGACTTGAACATGCCGCCGTACCGGCCGATCGGGGTGCGCACCGGTTCACAGATGACGACGTCGCGACTCATACGTGCCGTCCCCCCGTCACCTCGAGCACGGTGCCGGTCATGTACGACGAAAGATCGCTGGCGAGGAACAGCGCGACCTTGGCCACTTCGGCCGGCTCGCCGGCGCGGCCCATCGGCACCTCGTTCAGCTTCTGGTCCCAGATGTGTTGGGGCATGGCCTCGGTCATCGCGGATCTGATCAGGCCGGGCTGAATCGCGTTGACCCGCACGCCGAGGTGCGCGAGCTCCTTGGCTGCCGCTTTCGTCATCCCGACGATGCCTGCCTTGGCCGCCGAATAGTTGGTCTGGCCGATCAGGCCGACCTTGCCCGAGATCGACGACATGTTGACGATCGCCCCGCTCTTGTTCTCGCGCATGATCGCGGCCGCGGCCTTCGTTCCGTTCCACGTGCCCTTCAGGTGCACGGCGATGACCTGATCGAACTGCTCCTCGGTCATCTTGCGCAACGTTGCGTCGCGCGTGATTCCGGCGTTGTTGACCATGATGTCGAGGCCACCGAACGCTTCGATGGCCGCCGCCACAAGCGCGTCGACCTCATCGGCTTTCGTCACATCGCAGCGGACGGCCTGCGCAACCTGGTCACCCCCCAGTTGCTTTGCCGCGGCCTCCGTGGCCGCGAGGTCGAGATCGCCGAGCACGACACGCGCACCTTCAGCGATGAACTGTTCCGCGATCGCATACCCGAGGCCCTGCGCGCCTCCTGTGACGACGGCGGTCTGACCGGTCAGCAACGACACCTGATCTCTCCTCTGTGCTGGTCGGAGCCCGATCGGGGCCCTGTCAGACCCACATCATATTTCATATATGATTTCGCGAAGCCACGGGGTTATCCCTACGAGCTGGGCCCACGCCGCAAGGCAGGGGAACGCAAAACTGCCCTTTCGCGCGGCAGACGGGCAGATTTGCGTCTGTCCCCAGCTGCGCGGGGGCCCACGTACAACCGGAACCGGAGCACGTGCCGATGACGACGACCGAAGTCAGTGACGACGATTTCCAGGAGATCCTGGCGCAGACACGTCATTTCGTGCGCACCGCCGTGGTGCCGCGTGAGCAGGAGATCCTCGCCCACGACCGCGTGCCCGACGACCTGCGCGAGCAGGCCAAGAAGATGGGGCTGTTCGGATACGCGATCCCTCAGGATTGGGGCGGCCTCGGCTTGAATCTCGCGCAGGACGTCGAGCTTGCGATGGAGCTCGGCTACACGTCGTTGGCCCTGCGCTCGATGTTCGGTACCAACAACGGCATCGCCGGACAGGTTCTCGTCGGGTTCGGCACCGACGAGCAGAAGTCGCGCTGGCTCGAACCGATGGCCACCGGCGACGTCGTCGCCTCCTTCGCGCTGACCGAACCGGGCGCGGGGTCGAACCCGTCAGGGCTGCGGACCAAAGCCGTTCGCGACGACGCGGACTGGATCATCAACGGCCAGAAGCGCTTCATCACCAACGCCCCGACCGCGGACCTGTTCATCGTGTTCGCGCGCACCCGTCCGGCCGACGATCAGGGCGCCGGCATTGCGGTGTTCCTGGTACCCGCCGACGCCGACGGCGTGGTGGTCGGCGCCAAGGACGCCAAGATGGGCCAAGAGGGTGCGTGGACGTCAGACGTCAACTTCGACGATGTTCGGGTGCCCGCGTCCGCTCTCATCGGTGGCAGCGAGGACATCGGATACCGCGCCGCGATGATCTCGTTGGCGCGCGGTCGCGTCCACATCGCCGCGCTCTCCGTGGGCACCGCGCAGCGGGCGCTCGACGAGTCGGTCGCCTATGCCGCTACGGCGACGCAGGGCGGTACGCCGATCGGCAACTTCCAACTCGTGCAGGCAATGATCGCCGATCAACAGACCGGAGTACTCGCCGGACGCGCACTGGTGCGCGACGCGGCCCGGCGGTGGGTCAACAACGAGGATCGC
It encodes the following:
- a CDS encoding acetyl-CoA C-acetyltransferase, which codes for MSRDVVICEPVRTPIGRYGGMFKSLTAVDLGVAALKGLLERTGIEPAAVQDVILGHCYPSSEAPAIGRVVALDAGLPVTVPGMQVDRRCGSGLQAVIQACLQVANGDNDLVVAGGAESMSNVTFYSTDMRWGGARSGVQVHDALARGRTTAGGRHYPVPGGMLETAENLRREYSIGRREQDELAVTSHQRAVAAQKDGILAEEIIPVTVRTRQGEELIDTDEHPRADTTPESLGKLKPVLLKSDPDATVTAGNASGQNDAASMCIVTTPEKADQLGLTPLVKPVSWGSAGVAPNVMGIGPVPATELALAKAGLSLRDIDLIELNEAFAAQALAVMRAWEFTAADHDRTNVHGSGISLGHPVGATGGRMLATLARELNRRGARYGLETMCIGGGQGLAAVFERVAS
- the fabG gene encoding 3-oxoacyl-ACP reductase FabG; this translates as MSLLTGQTAVVTGGAQGLGYAIAEQFIAEGARVVLGDLDLAATEAAAKQLGGDQVAQAVRCDVTKADEVDALVAAAIEAFGGLDIMVNNAGITRDATLRKMTEEQFDQVIAVHLKGTWNGTKAAAAIMRENKSGAIVNMSSISGKVGLIGQTNYSAAKAGIVGMTKAAAKELAHLGVRVNAIQPGLIRSAMTEAMPQHIWDQKLNEVPMGRAGEPAEVAKVALFLASDLSSYMTGTVLEVTGGRHV
- a CDS encoding class I adenylate-forming enzyme family protein; this translates as MADTIDNLVRMHAAQNADKPMVVDTDSRTTYGELDAVTRDLAAAFVAAGVSKGTRVGLIMPNCVQWVQIAVALTRIGAVLVPLSTLLQPPELVAQLRVASVQYLVAVREFRGHRYLDDVAPERSNLPALREVWDAAALPAVRDGTVDAIAATVTPSDTLAIMFTSGSSGPPKGVLHSHGNALGAVRSGLAARCIDSDTRLYLPMPFFWVGGFGSGVLSALLAGATLVTEQIPRPETTLRLLERERVTLFRGWPDQAEALARQTASVAADLSSLRPGSLEALLPADQRARPGARAKLFGMTESFGPYCGYPADTDMPRSAWGSCGKPFDGIEVRIVDTDDGTPVAHGSIGEIQIRGPHVMRGICRRTHEDVFTVDGFYPTGDLGHLDDDGFMFYHGRSDDMFKVSGATVYPSEVEEALRTIDGVDGAFVTQVDGAVGAVVISGLGAGDLHAAARERLSAFKVPTVWLPVESDDAIPRKATGKVDVRALQQMLREG
- a CDS encoding acyl-CoA dehydrogenase family protein → MTRLAQTLGLTEFQTEIIANVRQFVDKEIIPVAQELEHADTYPQAIVDQMRDMGLFGLMIPEEYGGLGESLLTYALCVEELARGWMSVSGVINTHFIVAYMIRQHGTDAQKQHYLPRMSTGETRGAFSMSEPELGSDVAAIRTRGKRNDDGTYTIDGQKMWLTNGGSSTLVAALVRTEEGADKPHRNLTAFLVEKPTGFGEVVPGLTIPGKIDKLGYKGIDTTELIFDGYVAQATDILGEAPGEGFFQMMDGIEVGRVNVSARACGVGIRAFELAVRYAQQRQTFGKPIAEHQAIAFQLAEMATKVEAAHLMMVNAARLKDSGERNDVAAGMAKYLASEFCAEVTQQSFRIHGGYGYSKEYEIERLMRDAPFLLIGEGTSEIQKNIISKRLLADYRI
- a CDS encoding acyl-CoA dehydrogenase family protein, which codes for MTTTEVSDDDFQEILAQTRHFVRTAVVPREQEILAHDRVPDDLREQAKKMGLFGYAIPQDWGGLGLNLAQDVELAMELGYTSLALRSMFGTNNGIAGQVLVGFGTDEQKSRWLEPMATGDVVASFALTEPGAGSNPSGLRTKAVRDDADWIINGQKRFITNAPTADLFIVFARTRPADDQGAGIAVFLVPADADGVVVGAKDAKMGQEGAWTSDVNFDDVRVPASALIGGSEDIGYRAAMISLARGRVHIAALSVGTAQRALDESVAYAATATQGGTPIGNFQLVQAMIADQQTGVLAGRALVRDAARRWVNNEDRRIAPSAAKLFCTEMVGQVADLAVQIHGGSGYMREVTVERIYRDVRLLRLYEGTSEIQRLIIGANLVKTAQRENT
- a CDS encoding GntR family transcriptional regulator translates to MSAPESPQALARTQLAEDVARIVRKRVFDGTYAAGTYVRLDQLAADLGISVTPVREALFELKAEGLLAQQPHRGFVVLPVTGRDLTDVSDVQAYIGGELAARAAVNISDDQLRELQQIQSDLEDAYAADDDERAVKLNHEFHRAINVASDSPKLAQLMSQITRYAPESVFPIIAGWPEKSNEHHRRVLDALEKGDENLARTAMSEHLAEGAQPLIEHLTARGVVT